TTATCCTTTTTAAGTGATTGCTTATTCCGTTGTATATGTATGTTAGTTTACTTAACCATTCTCCTCTCCTATAGATTAGTATTTAGGTTGCCCAACTTTTCACTATTACAGACAATGTAGCGGCTGTATTTAAAAAGAACTCGGACATAAAAATGTAGAGGAAGATAATGAAGATAGGTGTCAGAAAGACAAGCCCTACGAAATACTTTAAAAGGGAACACGAATGTTGGCTTCCTCAGTAAATAGTTATTGCGTGAAAGAGAAAGCTTAGGGGACCGTGGTTGTTGTCTTCTGTGAAAGGTTGTCCCATGGGGCCTCAGAGAACGGAGTTAGGTCTAGTAGGCAGAAAGTTACAGGGTGAAAGATTTCAAGTTAGAATAAGGAAGAACTTAATAATAGTCCAAGCTGTTGTGTAGTTGTGAGGTAGTGAATGCCTTACTTACGGAAGTATGCTAGTGTTCATTCCTTAGGTTGGAGTAGATGATCTCTTGATACCCCTTTAAACACTGAAGCACTGAAATTTTACCCATGTAGGAGAAATTACAGCGTTCACAGCACTCTTCAGACAAAAGAGCTGAGGGCTTCCTACTTTGCCCATTTACCATTTTCAGATGAATTACCCGGGGGGACTCAGAGATGATTTTTCCTCTAAAGACTAGATCCTGTGAGCCTTCTTTTTTCCCACCCCATTGTCGTTGTGAAGATATTACAAGTTGGCAGCTATTTTTAGTTATAAAAGTTTCAGCTTAATACAACCTTGAACCATGAACTGTTCAGTACAAGTAAATTGCAAAGACCATGAAGTCTCGTGTTGCACAGTTAATCTTCCTAATGCCAAAACCATACTCAGTATCCTTCAGGCCTCACTTTAATGCTTTTTGATGCTCATTTTTTGGTTggaaaaacaattatttcataGTTTCCAATACCCAGGATTTCTGGTGACCTTTTCCTCAGACCTTGGAAAAGACCATCATCTCTGTCATGTCCACAGTGCTCTTCCTATAGCTTCTTAGATCTCCAGTTTGTCTATAGCTTGCCCTTAGGAATTTCTAGAAAATTCACCTTGCCTGTTTTGCCTGTGGAAATGCTTCATTATAGAAGTACTGCTGACACCCAATTAATTTGCTAGAATTCCTTCCACTGATGTGTGTGAACATACCACAGATCTCCTCCACTGAGCTAAGCCCACTGTGGAGTAGAAAAGGGCACGAAACCAGGTTTGATTCTTACTTTCTTCATGTGTTCTCAATTCGTATGACCTTGGGTAATCATTTCCCTGtgattcagtttcctcacttgcaaAATGGAGGTTCTCTCATCAAACATATTGGAAAGAATAGTCTCTAGCAGTTGTTCCTACCTTTTTCTTGACATTTTGAAATCTACCTCCTTCCCTCCATGTTCTTGAAGTTGTCTTTAGATgattcctgatgattagtgacaagATTAGTATGATTGCCATACCAGGCCATTATTGGAGCCTTGAGGCAAAAGGAAAATTCTAGTGATAGTCATctgtttaaaactttttcttgcattaattttgtattttgattttaaaagattgtattaaaatatttctattgatTGAGTGTTTTGGCACCTGCTTAAATTTTGCACAGAGGCAgtagtcccagctctgccttttGCCTCGTCCCTCAGCCTGTTCTCAGTTcatagcctcagtttctccatacTGTTGACTGCTCTCTATTTTGTACAGCTCTTTGTTTCCTTGGCTTCCCTGCATTGTACTGTCCATGTTTTCCTTTGCTCCTAGGGTaccttttttctgtctcttcttgtTCTTCCTGATCTCTAAATATAGATAGGCTTTCATTAAGGTCTGTcatagtcaatttttttttttgatggtaaGTAGGAGAAACTCATCAAACTTAACTAGCTCAAGCCCTGAGTGGAAGTTATTGGAAAGAAACTGGGTTAGAGCATGGGACATAGAGAAACATGGAAGAGTTGGGATTCAGGAGGGACAGCAGGAGTCATCAGGAGCCACAGGAACTACTCTCGGCCCCTCTGAAACCATGAAGCATAGTACCTCTGCTTTACTTAATCCCCTAACCCTCATGATCACCACTACCACCTAGACAAATATCCTCTGCTTTTCAGGAACAAAGCCATCTCACTAGTCACCTCACAGCTCACTCTCATCAGAAGTTAGCAAGCCCTGTGTCTTCATTACAAAATCTTGGCAATAGAGAGAATTGCATTAAACCAGTGCCTTTTTCCAGTCCAGTCAGCAGTGGCCATTATCTGTCCCTGGTCCAGTCAACTTGTCTAGCAGTGTAAACATAGTACCCCAGAGGCAGGGCAGTGGCTGCTCTCAAAGAAAAGATTGGTGTGGGCTGAGCAGACAGCCAGAAAGATATCTACTGCAGATTCCAGTCTCTCTTCATATCCTGTCCTCTGCAATCGCATCCATGCCTACAGCCTCCCTACAGAAGGACTCCTCAGATCAATCTAACTCCAGAATTGCATGTTTGTGTTCATTGTGGCTCTCATCTCCCACTACCTCAACTAACCCACTGCTAAGACACAGTTAAATACCCACAGCCAGCAAGCCCTTTTGTCTGTACTCTTCCCTCTGGCTGAAATTCTTTTTGACATACTTCTACTCTAAGGCTCAGTTCAGATGATACCTCTCCTAGATAATCTTTCCTTCTGCCTCCCCATCTATCTCCAGAATGACTCACTCACTCTTCAGTGTCCACTACATCGTCTCTTGCTAGTTTAGTATTGACTGCTCTGTATTTAAATTGTGGGATTGATGTCCATCTCCTCCACTGCCATGAGATACATAAAGGGCATAGAGGGGctctcaaatatttattcagtgagTAAATGTTGCAATGATTTGAGACAAGAAGTAAGAATCTTAAATAATCAATGTCGGCTTTATACTTCCAACTTCAAAAATACTTATTTGTTTAGATACAGTGCATGGATCCAAGCTATCTATGAATGAAATGcctttatattttttccactgagaacaatttatatttttgcctTAGATTCAAGCAACTGTttccctgcccccaaccccccaccaaGTAAACAAGGAATCCTTAAAAGTTTCCAGTGACATCAGACAAATAATAGATTTCTCCAACTAGAATACCTAAGTTTGCTATGAAGATGAAAACCTTGTATTACAAATAGCAGCTTAGTTTCTAATTCAGAGATCCCCACATAGAGGAGATAGGAAGGAATTAAGGACTgtcttctgaatttttattttcttgccctCACCTACAGTTGAGAAGTCAGACGATGGAGTAGCCTTTTTCCTGGATTCATTTCAGTTAATTGTAGTTTGTTTCTAGGCCTACACAGTTAATGGCAtcagtaacattttcttttgtctttttcccattttttcttctagtataaaccaaaaagtatcaaagacaggtctcaatcaagttagaagtttattttgccaaggtttaAGGACACGCCTAGGAGAcaggtctgtgcctttctccaaagagggTTTTAGAATTGAAATGAGAAAAGCaggctggaggggaaagaggaaaggTATGGTCACATTACTGAATCCAcatgttgcaagagaaaaggagcagcTAGGGGAATAGTCAATTATGTATTCATCTCAGTAAATCAGCACTTTCCTTAAGATAAGGAGAACATAGAGTTGCTGCCCATGGAGATAGGTAACAttttatctgtagctatctgcttaggaacaaaaggaaaggcagcttcttgcatgactcaagtttcagcttaatttttttttcctttggcataGTAAATTGGGGTCCcagacttttattttcctttcacactagTGATCAGTAAGAATAACTCCCAAACAGTCCATCAGTCTTGTAAATTGCTCACTTGTTTTCATTCAGCTGATGTCAGTTTTTAGAAATGTCCTCTGAGGAACTCCATGTGTGACCTTTGGAAATGGAATTTTATAGTAGtatgtgcagtggaatggacaTGGTATGTAAATAGAGGAACAGTGcgatgatttttttattatttgtgtttaaatTCTGTGTTTGCAAATGAAATTTTGAGGGTACCTGTTCCCAATTTCAATTCTGCTGTACAGCCTGAGGCCTTCATTTCAGATAGTGGCAACCTCATGAAACTGATTGAAGTCAGTCCTTAGAATGTACAACTGATCAGAGTTGGAACTAGTAATCCAGTTGAAACAGATCCCTTTTGTTTTAAATACCCTTTAGCCAGGCAAGTTCCAGATTGCCTTAGTTGTCAGTATAATTTTGGTCAAGCGAGCAGCTGTATTCTCCATTTCCTAAATCTGGCCTTCATCACAGTCTGAAAAGCAGGTTTTGATAAAAATCGGTTTCCAAATGTAATTTGCGTAACCTGAGCCCTTGGAATGGGTAAAATGCCCTTCTTGGGGTGGAGGAAGTATTTTTGTAACAGCAAGGCTGAGTGAAGGTATGAGAGTATGAAGCCTTTTTGTAACAGGTTTTGTCCTGTGTTTAACCAAATTAAAGTAGAACTGATTGCTAGAAGGGGAGGGTATGTCGTGCTCGCTTACAAGATAGATTGCACGTAGTACTCTGTTTCACAGATTTTGTTGTGACTCCTgtcatttctttgtttccttaAAGGGGGTGATGGGTGACGCAGCAGCAGCACtgaggctcattttttttttttttttgagacggagtcttgctctgttacccaggctggagtgcggtggcgtaatcttggctcactgcaagctccgcctcccgggttcacaccattctcctgcctcagcctcctgagtagctgggactacaggcgcccgccaccatgcctggctaattttttgtatttttagtagagacggtgtttcaccgtgttagccaggatggtctcaatctcctgacctcacgatccacccacctcggcctcccaaagtgctggaattacaggcatgagccactatgcccggcctgaGGCTCAGTCTTGATACCTGCCATACCAACTATCCTTCTCTTCCCCCACCTTCATAGGAGGTAGTTTATGTAATGGGAAGTCTATCTTTGGAAGAGTAATAAGGTTAAAACTCAGTTCCATCACTGATTTGCTGTGTCCTTGGGTAAATCACTTTGCTTTTCTAAccctgggcaaatcacttaatttttttcttaataaaaataaaatacagaaaaagataaTACAAACGTTCAACTTGTCTTACTTTTCATGCAAGTTTTTATTTGGAAAGCATGGGTTGATTACATGATTACATTTCATTCTCCTCTTAAAAGACTgtttctatgtttcttttttttttttttttgagacagagtctcggtctgtcacccaggccggagtgcagtggcgcagtcttggctcactgcaagctccacctcccgggttcacgccattctcctgcctcagcctctccaagtagctgggactacaggcgcccgccaccacgcccggctaatttttttttgtatttttagtagagacggggtttcaccgtggtctcgatctcctgacctcgtgatccgcccgcctcggcctcccaaagtgctgggattacaagcgtgagccaccgcgcccagccttgagacaaagtcttgctgtgtcacccaggctggcgtgcagtggcacaatctcggttcactacaacctccgcctcctgggttcaagcaattctcctgcctcagcctcccaactacctgggattacaggtgcctgtcaccacacctggctcattttttgtatttttagtagagacggggtttcaccatattggccaggctggtctcgaacttctgaccacaggtgatctgcccgccttggcctcccaaagtgctggggttacaggcatgagccaccacgcccagcctctatgtttcttttcttttctttttcttttttttttttttttttttgagatggagtcttgccgtgccaggctagagtgcagtggcgccatctcagctcactgcaacctccacctcctaggttcaagggattctcctgcctcagcctccagagtagctgggattacaggcacatgccaccatgcctggctaatttttgtatttttcgtagagatggagtttcaccgtgttagccaggatggtctcaatctcttgacctcgtgatccacctgccccggcctcccaaagttctgggattgcaggcatgagccactgcgcctggcctgtttctcttttttaaatgtgtatgactcctactagtttaaaaaaaaaagagagacagcaaatttttaaaaagcatctgcTTGAATCTTTGCTGCCTCctacaaaatgtattttctctgtcACTCCGAATGGATCATGATGtatagctaattattttatttctttaccacTCACTTTTAACTCAGTATGATTTTTGTCCTAACTAGTTCACCAAAGTGGTTCTCAATAGTGACTTTTGAGCCTTTTTTATTCTgcacactttttttgtttgtttttcctttttgtggaaaacagggtctcattgtcttgcccaggctggtctccaactcccgggctcaagctatcctcctgctcctgcctcccctaagtactgggattacagatgggagctaccgcacctggccctcaTATGTTTTGATGTTGCATTTGACAATGCAGTCTTCGTTGTGGAATCCTTTTGTCCCTTATCTTTCTGATAATCGTGGATTTATATTCTACCCTTTTCTTCTTTGACCATGTCATTTCACTTTACTTCCCTAAGGTCTCAGCTTCCCCTCTCTGTTTtatcctgctgctgcttctccacATTCTCTGACCCCCTAACCCCCACACCTTGGAGTTCTGATCTGCTGCCATAGCTTCAACTCTTCTGTGTGTTGAGGACTCCCAGATTTCTTCATTTTAGCCCTGACCATTGTCCCCTAAGTAGTTGCCTTTAGAATATTCCCACTTGACTCGCCCATTGTCCTCTCTTTAAACTAAAGCCATTAATTTCGCCCCACATTCAgcttttgttttccaattttctGTTTGTGATGCCGCATTTCTCACAGCCACCTGGTTTAGAACCTTGAGTTCCTCTCTGCCACTTTCCTATCCCCTCCTCTCTTCATCTCTCCTCTGTGGTACAATCGGTCAACAAGCCCTTTCTAGGCTCCTGTTCAAACATTTCAGTAGCCTTCTCTCAGCAGGATAATATCGATTGCAGTCGATTCCAAACCAGTTTTCAAGATGTATCTCCCACCATTCCTCCATAGGATCTCTCTATGCAACATCAATATCCTATGTAATTCTCTCAAACACACCTTgcatttgttttccttccttttgccatTGCTGATATCATTTCCCTTTCTTGGAATGCTctgctgtgttttgttttcagcttttttattatgaaatattaatacttaaagataaatggataaaatacAAATGTACGGCTTAATGACTTGCTGTAAAGCAACCGCCcaagtcaagatacagaacactgCCAGGATCCAGAAGCTTCTCCCCACCACCGTACTCTTAACATtgtatgtctctttctcttctttgcctgttttattttaaacttaataCAAATGGAATCCTGTAGTATTTATTCTTTGCTTTCACACTTCTTTTGCCCATTGTTTGTACAAGTCATCTGTGTTGTTGCAGTAGTTCAGATATGTTTActgctgtatagtatttcattgttgAACGCATACCATCTGTAGTAATGtcgatgaacatttgggttattttaaaTGCAGAGCTTTTATAAAGCATGCCAATGTGAACATCCTTGAACTTGCCTCCTGATAGGCATGTGTATGCAtttttattgggtatatacctgggaaTTAATCATAAGATAGATGTCTCTTCCACTTTAATAATGACATGCCGTTTTCCATAGCGATTGTATAAACAAACAGTCCTACCAACAATATATGAAATTTAGTTTTTCTACATTGCCATCATAACTtgaagtctttttaaatttcagccaTTTTGATGGCtatgtaatatctcattgtggttttaatttgcatgtcctTGATCACTAGTAagtttgaacatcttttcataagtTTATTGATTATGTGGCTTAACCTCCTTTGTGGCATGCCTATTCAAGTCTCACACATTTTTCTACTGGGTtgcctttttcttattcttatataggagttttatgtattttggaatATGAGCTCTTTGTAGGTAGTGTATTGCATGTATCTTCTCCCAtgctgtggcttgcctttttgcTCTATTAAATTTTGTTACTTTAATGCaattttatcaatgttttcttctatggttagtgcttcttctgacttcttttttattgtttttgtttgtttgtttttgagacggagtctcgttctgtcacccagtctggagtgcaatggcacgatcttggctcactgcaacccctgcctcctgggttcaagcgattctcacgcctcagcctcccaggtatctgggactacaagcatgtgccaccatgcccagctaatttttgtattgttagtagagatggggtttcaccgtgttagccaggatggtctcgatctcctgacctcctgatctgcccaccagagcctcccaaagtgctgggattacaggcgtgagccaccgcacctggccttctgacttcttttttaaaatctctttataactcaaggtcatgaagatattcTCCTTTATTATCTTCTGAGAGATATATTATTTTGCCTTTGATATTTGGGTCTTAAATTAGAGTACAGTAGAATTGGGTTTCATTTTTTCCCATATAGATATCAAATTGCCCCATCACAATTCATTGAAAAGCCTTGTCTTTTTCTCAGTGCTCTGCAATGCcatctttataaattaaatactCATATATGCATAGCTATGTTGTAGGgttctccattccatgcctttggtctatttatctatctttgagccagtaaaacattttaattactatagctttaaaataaatgttgatataTGGTAGATTGTCTTGTCTTTTCTCAAGTGTCTGtactagttttgttcttttgcatttccGTATACATTTCAGAATTAGCTTGtcaagttacacacacacacacacacacacacacacacacacacacacacacagtgtggaTTTTTAGTGGGACCTTACTGAATCTATAGACCTTTACTGTAAtgactcttccaatccatgagtgtCATATATCCCTCCATTTACTTAAAAACCTTCTTCAGCTTATCTTAGAAGTACTTTATATTAAATAAGTGTAATACAGTTTCTCCATAGAGATCTTGTATCTCTTTATTAGATTACACCTTGGGTGTTTCATATttcttgatgctattgtaaatggcatcttttaaaatttttcgttTCTGTGCATGGTATAGAAatatggttaatttttatatgattCTTATTTTGTCTGCGCTGGCTGGGACCTTACCTACAGTGTTGAATAAAGGTAGAGTACTGATCATAGGCCATCCTTGTCTTAAGTATCCAGACTCAAAAGAAAAGCACttttttgtttaaacattttatgaTTCAGTGTGATAGTGGTATAGGTTTCTTCAGATAGCCTTTatcatattaaatttttttctgtttctagtttGCTAAAAGTTTTATAATGTGAATTATATCagactttttttaattaaagcacTATTCATAGCTTTATTTaagatgaatttttttgttttttgtttttttttagttgctGTTCATAAGTTTATTGTCTATATCTGAAAAATCATAGAAAATTGTTTGGTTTAGCTCTCAGCAGCTGGCTCATGAGCTCTGAGGAAGCTTGCCTTCTTTTGAGCTACCCGATCCTTCTTCTGAGCAAGGGACATTTTGGGACGGTTCCACCtcttctttttaacttctttcttgGGCTTCTTTTCATAGACCGGATTTTCTCGTATAGCAGCATGAGCTTTCTTATACATCTCCTCCATCATGTCTGGAGTTAGGCTGTTCTTTATGTATTGAGAGAACTGTTTCTTGTAAGCATCTTCATCTTCTTCCATTAAGTAGCGCATGTAATCTGCAACATTCTGGCCCATGATGTGCTTCCGGTGTACTTCTGCATTAAATTCCTTGCTTTCAGAATCATAACCAGGGAATCGTTTGGTACTGTGAGGGATAGACAAGCCTCCATCCACAGCTCCCTTCAGGGCACCAAAAACTTTATTGCCAGTGGTAGTTCTGGCAAGGCCTGCATCCAAATAGCAGGTGAAGGCACCTGGCTGACCATCAATGCTTTCCACATTGTATTCATCACCAGTTACCTCCACTTGGCCTTCATAGATCTTGTCCATGCCAAACCTATTGAGAAGCCTGCGGGCCAGCAGCAGGCCAGTACAATATGCTGCAGCATAATTTGTCAGGCCAACCTTCACACCATATTTTGGCAGTTCGTGTGCATATGCTGTGCAGACTATCATATCCCCCTCTATACGGGCATAAGCAATCTGACAAATGATATCTCTGTTTGTTACACGAACTATCATCCTGTATTTGGgtgtgttgtatttatttttatcttctatcACCAAGCGTTTCCGAGCATAATAATCAGTTTTGCCCTCTCGTCGTCTTCTAAATTTCACTTGGTATCTCTTAAAGTAGGCCTTATTCTTAACAACTTTAACAAACCCCATCCTGCGGAACAGAGACCCGCGTCCGCGGCTCGACAGAGACCTGCAGGCCCGGCGGCGCTAGCGGGGGGAAAGGGCaagatgaatttttctttttgttgttgtcgttggtttttttagagacaggtcttgctttgtcatccaggctggagtacagtgccacagtcagagctcattgcagcttcaaactcctgggctcaagggatcctcccacctcagtatccCGGGTAGCTAGGACcgtataggtgtgtgccaccatgcctggctaatttgtttattttttatagggatggggtcttgctatgttacccaggctggtctagaactcctggcctcaaatgattctcccacctcagcctgactGGGAGCTAGAGCTTGCTGCTGCCCAGCATTGCAAGAGAGTATCATATCATACATCGCTAGCTtgggaaaaagatgaaaattcaAAATTGGAAGTACTGTTTCTACTGGATACATACCACTTTCATACCATCATAAAGTAGAAAAGTCCTTAAGTCGAACTTTCTATAAGCAGGGGACTGTCTGTTTGGAGTTGtaaggaatgagtgagtgattCAGTGTAACAAATTTAGGACAGAACTTGGTACATAGTAAGCACCATGTACATGTCCTTACCATCTTGTACTGTATCATTTCATCCCTAGCAACTCTGTATGAGGTAAGTactaatattatttctattttacagttaATAGTTAGACTAAGAGAACTGAATTATTTATCCACAATTATAAaactagcaagtggcagagctggagttTATATTAGTGTGTCTGAAATGCTAGGCCAATGTGTTTAAAACTTTTTACACTTCTACATACATTGTGATCCAGTACCCCACTGCACACTTGCACATCAcagacacacaaatgcacacacttTAATTGAAACTGAAGTTTCACGGAATTTTACCCATTCTTGCTGCATATGATGTactttgatatttttcatttaatttttttccaaacatgATGCTGTGGGTTATGACTTGTAATTTGGAAAACATTGCACCAAGCCAtaccatttgttcatttattgctcattcattcattcattcatttaacaaactgtGTATCTTCTCTATAGCATTCATTGTGCCAGATTTTACTGTTAACATCTTTAATCAAAACCTACCTGCAGCAGAACCTTGGTTAGGCGTAACTGAGAAGTCCTGCAGCTTTTGT
The nucleotide sequence above comes from Symphalangus syndactylus isolate Jambi chromosome 3, NHGRI_mSymSyn1-v2.1_pri, whole genome shotgun sequence. Encoded proteins:
- the LOC129478898 gene encoding large ribosomal subunit protein uL18, with amino-acid sequence MGFVKVVKNKAYFKRYQVKFRRRREGKTDYYARKRLVIEDKNKYNTPKYRMIVRVTNRDIICQIAYARIEGDMIVCTAYAHELPKYGVKVGLTNYAAAYCTGLLLARRLLNRFGMDKIYEGQVEVTGDEYNVESIDGQPGAFTCYLDAGLARTTTGNKVFGALKGAVDGGLSIPHSTKRFPGYDSESKEFNAEVHRKHIMGQNVADYMRYLMEEDEDAYKKQFSQYIKNSLTPDMMEEMYKKAHAAIRENPVYEKKPKKEVKKKRWNRPKMSLAQKKDRVAQKKASFLRAHEPAAES